The following proteins come from a genomic window of Trinickia caryophylli:
- a CDS encoding AraC family transcriptional regulator — translation MPIFSDASSIDWEDPDLIPRPVITVGAAGLDMVAVTGNDNARQINSRKEADFHFHRKGQFLLWMRGVLTCEVAGGFWLVPPGGAIWVPGGLPHRMEAAGTIECYMVYVDPVAGEALPRNCCTLSTTPLLRELVIRSAALPLRYKEGGMASRLTTLLLDEMALAQPGRVHLPLPTDKRLRTLVEWIMARPSESGSIDSWARRMSISPRTLSRLVSRETGMSFGRWRRQLHILLALQWLAKGATVQDVANGLGYENASNFVVMFRKVLGEPPGRYLKSHD, via the coding sequence ATGCCGATTTTCAGCGACGCTTCGTCGATTGATTGGGAGGACCCTGACCTCATCCCCAGGCCAGTGATCACGGTGGGAGCCGCCGGCCTGGACATGGTGGCTGTGACGGGTAACGACAATGCGCGTCAGATCAATAGCCGCAAGGAAGCAGACTTCCACTTCCATCGAAAAGGTCAGTTCCTGCTTTGGATGCGCGGAGTACTCACCTGCGAGGTGGCCGGTGGTTTCTGGCTGGTGCCACCAGGAGGCGCCATCTGGGTACCGGGTGGTCTGCCACATCGAATGGAGGCGGCCGGCACAATTGAGTGTTACATGGTGTACGTCGACCCTGTTGCAGGCGAGGCGTTGCCGCGAAACTGCTGCACGTTGTCGACAACGCCGCTGCTGCGCGAGTTGGTAATCCGTTCAGCGGCATTGCCCTTGCGCTACAAAGAGGGGGGCATGGCGTCAAGATTAACGACGCTCCTTCTCGACGAAATGGCTTTGGCGCAGCCCGGGCGGGTTCATCTTCCCCTGCCAACAGACAAGCGACTGCGCACACTCGTCGAGTGGATCATGGCAAGGCCGTCCGAATCGGGAAGCATCGACTCTTGGGCTCGCAGGATGAGCATCAGCCCGCGCACGCTCTCACGTCTGGTGTCCCGAGAAACGGGCATGAGCTTCGGACGCTGGCGTAGACAACTTCATATCCTGCTCGCCCTGCAATGGCTGGCCAAGGGCGCGACGGTCCAGGATGTCGCAAACGGTCTGGGCTACGAGAACGCGAGCAATTTTGTGGTCATGTTTCGCAAAGTGCTTGGCGAACCACCTGGACGTTACTTGAAATCGCACGACTGA
- a CDS encoding RidA family protein, which yields MGKRDVVFPPGRRALYERNRYSPAVRANGLLFVSGQVGSRQDATPEPDLQEQVRLAFRNLNAILHEAGCTFDDVVDVTVFMVDPQSTFERIWQVIPEFWGDAPHPTLTAVGVTWLYGFEFEIKVVAKLPLDD from the coding sequence GTGGGCAAGCGCGATGTGGTATTTCCGCCGGGACGTCGGGCGCTCTACGAGCGTAACCGGTATTCTCCGGCCGTACGGGCGAATGGGTTGCTGTTCGTGTCGGGACAAGTCGGCAGCCGCCAGGACGCCACGCCCGAGCCGGATCTGCAGGAGCAGGTGCGGCTCGCTTTTCGAAACCTGAATGCGATTTTGCACGAAGCAGGATGCACGTTCGACGACGTGGTGGACGTGACGGTGTTCATGGTCGACCCGCAATCGACGTTCGAGCGCATCTGGCAGGTCATACCTGAATTCTGGGGCGATGCGCCGCATCCGACGCTCACCGCGGTCGGCGTGACGTGGCTTTATGGCTTCGAATTTGAGATCAAGGTCGTTGCGAAACTTCCTCTCGATGATTGA
- a CDS encoding LysR family transcriptional regulator, whose translation MDRFDAMRAFVRVVEAGSFTKAAETLHMSKTTVTHLVQQLEARLRVRLLNRTTRKINVTPDGIVYYERVTRLLADVDAAETSLLSASAAPRGRLRVDVPSPFARLILVPALPAFLGRYPDIQLDMGVSDRTVDIIGENVDCVVRGGEPDGQSMVARRVADLPLGIFASPRYLALAGTPSHPGELENSHHRIVGFSWGRAGNLYPLVLQRRGETARVQSRYALSVDDGNAYLAAGVAGLGIMWLPRYMSKDHLRRGELVELFEDWQIDPMPLHIAYPPNRHVSAKLRVFIDWVVELMSDHAPVQMK comes from the coding sequence ATGGATCGCTTCGACGCAATGCGCGCTTTCGTCCGGGTAGTCGAGGCCGGCAGCTTCACGAAGGCGGCCGAAACGCTTCATATGAGCAAGACCACGGTGACGCATCTGGTCCAGCAACTCGAAGCGCGCTTGCGCGTCCGGCTCCTGAACCGGACGACGCGCAAGATCAACGTCACGCCGGATGGCATCGTGTACTACGAGCGTGTGACCAGGCTGCTCGCCGATGTGGACGCCGCCGAGACGAGCCTGTTGAGCGCATCGGCGGCACCGCGAGGCCGCCTGCGTGTGGATGTGCCTAGTCCGTTCGCCCGCCTGATTCTTGTCCCGGCGCTTCCGGCATTCCTCGGCCGCTATCCGGACATTCAACTCGACATGGGCGTGAGTGACCGAACCGTCGACATCATCGGCGAGAACGTGGATTGCGTCGTGCGTGGCGGCGAGCCGGACGGCCAATCCATGGTCGCCCGGCGCGTGGCAGACCTTCCGCTCGGTATCTTTGCGTCGCCGCGATATCTCGCATTGGCAGGCACGCCCTCCCACCCCGGGGAACTCGAAAACTCGCATCACCGCATTGTCGGGTTCTCCTGGGGACGAGCAGGCAATCTTTATCCGCTCGTCTTGCAGCGCCGCGGCGAGACCGCAAGGGTGCAAAGCCGCTACGCCCTTTCAGTGGATGACGGCAACGCCTATCTGGCGGCTGGGGTGGCCGGCCTCGGTATCATGTGGCTTCCGCGTTACATGTCGAAAGATCACCTGAGACGAGGCGAACTCGTTGAGCTGTTCGAGGACTGGCAGATCGATCCGATGCCTCTTCACATCGCGTATCCGCCGAACCGCCACGTCAGTGCGAAGCTGAGAGTGTTCATCGACTGGGTGGTTGAACTGATGAGCGACCATGCTCCCGTACAAATGAAATAG
- a CDS encoding ABC transporter substrate-binding protein yields the protein MKFVRERSKFTCLFAFAGLLMLAGCTKVAPPEQGASVASTLKQVLQRGTLRVGDCLTFAPFGFYNKDGQPDGYDVDLAKELAKQMGVKLEVVNTTSANRIPNLQTSKVDVVFCNFTRNLERAKEIAFTNPYVVASEALLVKKSSGIQSINDMANRTIATVKGSTNGDEVRSLNMKVKIQEFDSSQAAILAVKQGQADAMIEDNNFLAYQASLDPGLTVTNEALVPLEYNAFGVKAGDQIWLDYLNLFLFQVNASKLNAQLYKKWFGAEPHFPLSPQY from the coding sequence ATGAAATTCGTCAGGGAACGCTCAAAATTCACTTGTTTGTTCGCCTTTGCCGGTCTGTTGATGCTTGCCGGCTGCACGAAGGTCGCTCCGCCGGAGCAAGGTGCTTCGGTCGCTTCGACACTGAAGCAGGTCCTGCAAAGGGGCACGCTGCGGGTAGGCGACTGTTTGACCTTTGCGCCGTTCGGCTTCTACAACAAGGACGGCCAACCCGATGGTTACGACGTCGACCTGGCGAAAGAACTGGCGAAGCAGATGGGCGTCAAGCTGGAAGTCGTGAACACCACGAGCGCGAATCGCATTCCGAATCTTCAAACCAGCAAGGTCGACGTGGTGTTCTGCAACTTCACTCGCAACCTCGAGCGGGCGAAGGAAATCGCCTTTACGAATCCCTATGTGGTTGCGAGCGAGGCGCTGCTGGTCAAGAAGAGCAGCGGCATCCAGTCGATCAACGACATGGCGAATCGCACCATTGCGACCGTCAAGGGTTCGACAAACGGCGACGAAGTGCGCTCGCTGAACATGAAGGTCAAAATCCAGGAATTCGACAGCTCTCAGGCCGCGATTCTTGCCGTCAAACAGGGCCAGGCCGATGCAATGATCGAGGACAACAATTTTCTCGCTTATCAGGCATCGCTAGATCCGGGTCTGACGGTCACCAATGAAGCGCTGGTTCCGCTCGAATACAACGCGTTCGGCGTAAAGGCGGGCGATCAGATCTGGCTCGATTATCTGAATCTGTTCCTGTTCCAGGTCAACGCATCGAAGCTGAACGCGCAGCTCTACAAGAAGTGGTTTGGCGCCGAGCCGCATTTCCCGCTGAGCCCGCAGTACTGA
- a CDS encoding amino acid ABC transporter permease gives MSYQWLTLAGYWNDFVHASWLTLQVTLLAFVVALLLGLLTALASVSRVGPLRAIARVYIEAIRNTPVLLQIFIVFFGLPSLGITLDAYTAGVIALGVNVGAYLAEVLRAGIQSVPRGQLEAASLLGLERSQIFFEVVLPQAARAVYPAIVNNLIQLLLGTSLLSAIALPELSGTATVINARTLLYIQTFSTTLIAYLLLSNLLSWLAGQIGVRVFHPPLVMKKRARQPFFVARQADRI, from the coding sequence ATGAGCTATCAATGGCTGACCCTGGCAGGTTATTGGAATGATTTCGTCCATGCGTCGTGGCTGACGCTCCAGGTCACGCTGCTGGCCTTCGTCGTTGCACTGCTGCTCGGCCTGCTCACCGCACTCGCGAGCGTATCGCGCGTCGGGCCGCTGCGCGCGATCGCACGGGTGTATATCGAAGCGATCCGCAATACGCCCGTGCTGCTGCAGATCTTCATCGTATTTTTCGGCCTGCCGTCACTGGGTATCACCCTCGATGCCTATACGGCAGGCGTCATCGCGTTAGGGGTGAACGTCGGCGCGTATCTCGCCGAGGTGCTTCGTGCCGGTATCCAGTCAGTGCCGCGTGGCCAGCTGGAAGCCGCGTCGCTTCTCGGTCTCGAGCGTTCGCAGATCTTCTTCGAGGTGGTGCTGCCGCAGGCCGCGCGCGCGGTCTATCCGGCGATCGTCAACAACCTCATTCAACTGTTGCTCGGCACGTCGCTCCTGTCGGCGATCGCGTTGCCGGAGTTGAGCGGAACAGCGACGGTCATCAACGCGCGCACGCTGCTCTATATCCAGACCTTTTCTACTACGCTGATTGCTTACTTGTTGCTGAGCAACCTGCTTTCGTGGCTGGCGGGACAGATCGGCGTACGGGTATTTCACCCGCCGCTCGTCATGAAGAAACGCGCGCGCCAGCCGTTTTTCGTCGCACGACAGGCCGATCGCATCTGA
- a CDS encoding amino acid ABC transporter permease, whose amino-acid sequence MSRELLMTSLAILFQGLLATLLLSAASIVGGTLIGLLAAVLRTFGPWGTPRIARLYTELFRGTPVLITLMFIYFGVSYFGYALDVFAAGVVGMSVYQGAYIAEVLRSGIEAVPKGQWEVSQILGLGKTQAFFSVILPQTGKIVMPPLVGQYLSLIKDTSIVSMIGMSELMHGGQAIVDRVGKPVEIYGLVAVLYFIVCFPLSQWVRHHDGRRSQRS is encoded by the coding sequence ATGTCGCGCGAATTGTTGATGACCAGCCTCGCGATCCTATTTCAGGGATTGCTGGCGACCCTGCTTCTGTCCGCGGCGTCGATCGTGGGTGGAACGCTGATCGGATTGCTGGCAGCGGTATTGCGCACGTTCGGGCCGTGGGGTACGCCGCGCATCGCGAGGCTCTACACCGAACTGTTTCGAGGCACGCCCGTGCTGATCACGCTGATGTTCATCTATTTCGGGGTGTCGTACTTCGGCTACGCGCTCGACGTATTCGCCGCCGGCGTCGTGGGCATGAGCGTCTATCAGGGCGCCTACATCGCCGAGGTGCTCCGCTCCGGCATCGAAGCCGTGCCCAAAGGCCAGTGGGAAGTGTCGCAGATCCTCGGGCTTGGCAAGACCCAGGCGTTCTTCTCCGTGATCCTGCCGCAAACCGGAAAGATCGTGATGCCACCGCTCGTCGGCCAGTATTTATCGCTCATCAAGGACACGTCGATCGTCAGTATGATCGGCATGTCGGAATTGATGCATGGCGGCCAGGCCATCGTCGACCGGGTCGGCAAACCGGTGGAAATCTATGGTCTCGTTGCCGTGCTTTATTTCATTGTGTGCTTTCCACTGTCGCAGTGGGTGCGCCACCATGACGGAAGAAGGAGCCAGCGGTCGTGA
- a CDS encoding amino acid ABC transporter ATP-binding protein, whose translation MTTITTSKPIISLTGVSKSFGATQVLKAIDLDVQPGEVLVLIGASGSGKSTVLRIMSGLETADTGEVWVNEIPLHDARRTKEIRGHVGMVFQQFNLFPHKSALGNVTLALIKARKMNAADASKRAMDALDRVGLADRAEHYPSQLSGGQQQRVAIARALAVEPGIMFFDEATSALDPELVGEVTEVMRGLARDGMTMVVVTHEMGFARKTADRVVFMDKGVIEEQGAPEEIFVNPRNERTRQFLHRVLDH comes from the coding sequence GTGACCACCATCACTACGTCGAAGCCCATCATCAGCCTCACCGGCGTCAGCAAGTCGTTCGGTGCTACACAGGTCTTGAAGGCGATCGACCTCGATGTGCAGCCGGGCGAAGTGCTCGTGCTGATCGGAGCGTCGGGCTCCGGCAAGAGCACGGTACTGCGCATCATGAGCGGTCTTGAAACGGCCGACACGGGCGAAGTTTGGGTCAACGAAATACCGTTGCACGATGCGCGCCGGACGAAGGAAATCCGGGGGCATGTCGGTATGGTGTTTCAGCAATTCAATCTGTTTCCGCACAAGAGCGCGCTCGGCAATGTGACGCTCGCCCTGATCAAGGCGCGCAAGATGAACGCCGCAGACGCAAGCAAGCGTGCGATGGACGCGCTCGACCGGGTGGGGCTTGCCGACCGGGCCGAGCACTACCCCAGCCAGCTCTCCGGCGGCCAACAGCAGCGTGTCGCGATCGCCAGAGCGTTGGCCGTCGAGCCGGGCATCATGTTCTTCGACGAAGCCACGTCGGCACTGGATCCGGAACTCGTTGGCGAAGTGACCGAGGTTATGCGGGGACTGGCGCGCGACGGGATGACTATGGTCGTCGTCACGCACGAGATGGGCTTCGCGCGCAAGACCGCGGACCGCGTCGTATTCATGGATAAGGGCGTCATCGAAGAACAGGGCGCGCCCGAGGAGATTTTCGTGAACCCGCGGAACGAACGTACACGACAGTTCCTGCACCGCGTGCTCGATCATTGA
- a CDS encoding IclR family transcriptional regulator has protein sequence MSAPESSRARGVSRVIDILKQLHIARRPMTMRDLIEATGAPRSSIYELVTMLTEAGWLETTADGSVFFGREMHYYGSDYASHNDLISRAHQAILALVRTHDETAQLCMLEGNKYTVVLSENSSRPFNISSDIGVKVPIPWTASGRLLLAHMHAEEIRNLIPDEDFILDNGRRVEFQDFLRDVERAAEQGYCCTEGLSHTFRLCMAAPIRDRTGLAVAALCFMTSRDTDPEKRAMMLEDLIRSAKTLSQPYARL, from the coding sequence ATGTCCGCACCAGAATCATCGAGGGCCAGGGGGGTCAGCCGCGTCATCGACATTCTCAAGCAATTGCATATCGCGCGGCGGCCAATGACGATGCGCGATCTGATCGAAGCGACCGGCGCGCCCCGTTCGAGCATCTACGAACTGGTCACCATGCTCACCGAAGCCGGATGGCTCGAGACGACCGCGGACGGAAGCGTCTTTTTCGGCCGCGAGATGCACTACTACGGCTCGGACTATGCCTCCCACAACGATCTGATCAGTCGTGCCCACCAGGCAATCCTCGCGCTGGTTCGAACGCACGACGAAACCGCGCAGTTGTGCATGCTCGAAGGCAACAAGTACACCGTGGTCTTGTCGGAGAACAGCTCGCGGCCCTTCAATATCAGTTCCGATATCGGCGTGAAGGTGCCGATTCCGTGGACCGCATCGGGTCGCCTGCTGCTCGCCCATATGCACGCGGAGGAAATTCGCAACTTGATCCCGGACGAAGACTTCATCCTCGACAACGGCAGACGCGTCGAATTTCAGGACTTTCTTCGTGATGTCGAACGTGCCGCCGAACAGGGGTACTGTTGCACCGAGGGTCTCTCCCATACCTTTCGCCTCTGCATGGCGGCGCCCATCCGCGACCGCACGGGCCTCGCCGTTGCAGCGCTGTGCTTCATGACGAGCCGGGATACGGATCCGGAGAAACGCGCGATGATGCTCGAAGATCTCATCAGGTCCGCCAAGACGTTATCGCAACCTTACGCCCGCTTGTAG
- a CDS encoding alpha/beta fold hydrolase encodes MKTATPLIMIHGLMGSLDFFAPQERMRAVSVHTPDLIGYGELKSEHKHAITLERQAAYVVRYLREQVDAPCVLLGHSVGGAVAMLAAALDPDRVLGIINVEGNFTLADAFWCAKIAAMPHGEWCAEHARLISDPEGWLAKGDIAITPQRVEWARGALANQPAETIQAMASAVVAETGDDGYLSRIRTVVRRGLPLFLLAGEKSASAWNVPEWTRTAARDYVVQKGVGHMMMLEEPGEFCRIVEGMVALTTSGRKVAITSWRT; translated from the coding sequence ATGAAAACAGCCACACCGTTAATCATGATTCACGGCCTGATGGGGTCGCTGGATTTCTTCGCTCCGCAAGAGCGGATGCGTGCCGTTTCCGTTCATACGCCAGACTTGATCGGCTATGGCGAATTGAAGAGCGAGCACAAGCACGCGATCACGCTCGAGCGTCAGGCCGCATATGTCGTCCGCTATTTGCGTGAACAGGTGGATGCACCCTGTGTTTTGCTGGGGCACAGCGTTGGAGGTGCCGTGGCGATGTTGGCGGCCGCGCTCGATCCGGACCGTGTACTTGGCATCATCAATGTAGAAGGGAACTTCACGCTTGCCGATGCGTTCTGGTGCGCAAAAATCGCCGCGATGCCCCACGGCGAATGGTGCGCGGAACACGCGCGGCTGATTTCCGATCCCGAAGGGTGGTTGGCGAAAGGCGACATCGCAATCACACCGCAGCGCGTCGAATGGGCGCGCGGCGCGCTCGCGAACCAGCCGGCAGAGACGATCCAGGCGATGGCGAGCGCTGTCGTGGCCGAGACGGGGGACGACGGGTATCTATCCCGAATCCGAACGGTTGTGCGGCGCGGTCTGCCGCTGTTCCTGCTTGCGGGCGAGAAATCCGCGTCTGCGTGGAATGTGCCTGAGTGGACGCGTACCGCGGCACGTGACTATGTCGTGCAGAAAGGTGTCGGCCACATGATGATGCTGGAGGAGCCCGGCGAATTTTGTCGCATCGTCGAAGGCATGGTTGCCTTAACTACAAGCGGGCGTAAGGTTGCGATAACGTCTTGGCGGACCTGA
- a CDS encoding class I SAM-dependent methyltransferase has product MDERTVETYSSHASRYAAEWREQPPPADMYALLQRYFVPGGKTADIGCGAGRDVAWLNGHGFPAVGYDASEGLLAQAAADFPSLVFKRAELPALDVIPSNSFDNVLCETVIMHLPPDEVTQACTRLFDILRPGGTLYLSWRVAESDTRDAAGRLYAAFDAVRVRDGLRAAELLLDAEAVNASSGKRVHRLIARRR; this is encoded by the coding sequence ATGGACGAACGGACCGTCGAAACCTACTCGTCGCATGCGAGCCGCTATGCGGCCGAGTGGCGCGAGCAGCCCCCGCCTGCCGACATGTACGCGCTGTTGCAGCGCTATTTCGTCCCGGGCGGCAAAACAGCGGACATCGGTTGCGGCGCTGGCCGCGATGTCGCATGGCTCAATGGTCATGGCTTCCCCGCCGTCGGCTACGATGCCTCCGAGGGATTGCTGGCCCAAGCCGCGGCCGATTTTCCATCGCTGGTTTTCAAACGCGCCGAACTTCCTGCGCTGGACGTTATTCCAAGCAACTCCTTCGACAACGTCCTGTGCGAAACCGTGATCATGCATTTGCCACCCGATGAAGTTACGCAAGCCTGTACCCGTCTGTTCGACATTCTCAGGCCCGGGGGGACGCTTTATCTGAGCTGGCGAGTCGCGGAATCGGACACCCGCGATGCTGCCGGCCGACTCTACGCCGCATTCGACGCCGTGCGGGTCCGGGATGGCCTCCGCGCGGCAGAATTGTTGCTCGATGCCGAGGCCGTCAACGCTTCTTCCGGCAAGCGGGTGCATCGACTCATCGCCCGACGGCGGTGA
- a CDS encoding phosphatase PAP2 family protein, with product MNALEALNRALFLSINAAPSTPVWLIDVARYIADDVIYVVPLVLAVLWLAGGERRRAAALRACCVALLALSINQLIGLGWMHPRPFMIGLGHMFIEHAPDSSFPSDHATVFASGALTLLLAGERRYGLSMLLAGLAVAWARIFVGVHFPLDMAGAVAVACVAYAVVAPMWKMSGAALTRGFIALYRKLLAWPIGRGWLSS from the coding sequence ATGAATGCACTGGAAGCGCTAAACCGCGCACTCTTTCTGTCGATCAACGCGGCACCGTCGACGCCCGTCTGGCTCATCGACGTGGCGCGGTATATTGCCGACGACGTGATTTATGTCGTGCCGCTCGTGCTCGCCGTGTTGTGGCTCGCGGGCGGCGAGCGTCGACGCGCTGCCGCACTACGGGCGTGCTGCGTGGCCCTGCTTGCGCTCAGCATCAATCAGCTGATCGGTCTCGGGTGGATGCATCCGCGGCCGTTCATGATCGGCTTGGGCCATATGTTTATCGAGCACGCGCCGGATTCATCGTTTCCGAGCGACCACGCCACCGTGTTCGCAAGCGGTGCTTTGACCTTGCTACTCGCTGGTGAGCGCCGCTACGGACTATCCATGCTGTTGGCGGGTCTTGCCGTGGCATGGGCGCGCATCTTTGTCGGGGTGCATTTTCCGTTGGACATGGCAGGCGCCGTCGCCGTCGCGTGCGTGGCCTATGCGGTGGTTGCTCCAATGTGGAAAATGTCGGGTGCCGCGCTGACTCGCGGTTTCATTGCGCTCTATAGGAAACTGCTGGCGTGGCCTATCGGGCGCGGATGGCTGTCGTCGTGA
- a CDS encoding helix-turn-helix domain-containing protein, producing MSFVDQVKALLSRRGMSVTELGDLTGIARPNLSATLASKHDARSSTLDALAAGLDAQWVLVPKEHLAAVRQVLAGKGTGPDLQAPSAAEMFLKGRR from the coding sequence ATGTCATTCGTCGATCAAGTCAAGGCGCTCCTTTCGCGCCGCGGCATGTCCGTCACCGAATTGGGTGACCTGACGGGCATCGCCCGCCCCAATTTGTCCGCGACCTTGGCGAGCAAGCACGACGCCAGGAGCAGCACGCTGGATGCGCTGGCAGCAGGTTTGGACGCGCAATGGGTACTCGTGCCAAAGGAGCACCTCGCAGCGGTCCGCCAAGTCCTGGCTGGGAAGGGTACTGGGCCCGATCTCCAGGCGCCGAGCGCGGCGGAGATGTTTCTGAAGGGGCGCCGATGA
- a CDS encoding type II toxin-antitoxin system HipA family toxin, producing MTDAIHPRYLKVRLYDEVCGYLCELAGNCRFVPSESFKAANGTPTLTLSMAIPGAPEIAADIFSNAFHPALYNTGGRLPPFFAGLLPESDLRRRLEATRHNPDDRDDFGVLAAAGEDLPGAVVVQPPVDAHGIPAYARTFGATGGADNLEISVTEGATEGAASISGVQDKLALSTLDKGKRYTMPGHGKLSDVIAKLPATNDDSQIFNEYVSMQLAKAAGVNVASCEPMNLSIIEIDGLQAAAGTATSFLAVERYDRQGNERIHVEDACQLLGRMPAAKYGKEEQFRLLLSLLDALSPRGVKDVREFFVRQAVNTLIGNSDAHLKNFSVLYADKVHPQLSPAYDIVCVAALPRFSTYGTNVAIDRMQRAQTLDTYSELAKAAGIAQRIATAAVKAAVSAAQDTWPKMLDELPTPQGMKEVILDRLKTLPLASL from the coding sequence ATGACCGATGCAATCCATCCGCGCTACCTGAAAGTGCGGCTTTACGATGAGGTCTGCGGCTATCTCTGTGAACTTGCCGGAAACTGCCGCTTCGTACCGTCCGAATCGTTCAAGGCTGCTAATGGCACGCCCACGCTCACGTTGTCGATGGCGATCCCAGGCGCTCCCGAGATTGCGGCCGACATCTTTTCAAACGCTTTCCACCCCGCGCTCTACAACACGGGCGGCAGGCTTCCGCCATTCTTCGCGGGACTCCTCCCCGAGAGCGATTTGCGCAGGCGGCTGGAAGCGACTCGCCACAATCCGGACGATCGGGATGACTTCGGCGTACTGGCTGCGGCCGGTGAAGACCTGCCAGGCGCAGTTGTCGTTCAGCCGCCCGTCGATGCGCACGGCATTCCAGCGTATGCACGAACGTTCGGTGCCACCGGCGGCGCCGACAACCTCGAAATCAGCGTAACGGAAGGGGCCACCGAGGGCGCCGCCTCCATCTCCGGCGTGCAGGACAAGCTCGCGCTTTCGACCCTGGACAAAGGCAAGCGGTACACGATGCCGGGGCACGGCAAGCTTTCCGATGTCATTGCAAAGCTTCCTGCCACAAACGACGACTCGCAGATCTTCAACGAGTACGTCTCCATGCAACTTGCCAAAGCAGCCGGTGTCAATGTCGCGTCGTGCGAGCCAATGAATCTCTCGATCATCGAAATCGACGGCCTTCAGGCCGCTGCAGGCACGGCGACGTCGTTTCTCGCCGTCGAACGCTACGATCGACAAGGCAACGAGCGCATCCACGTAGAAGATGCCTGCCAGTTGCTGGGGCGCATGCCGGCTGCCAAGTATGGGAAAGAGGAACAGTTCCGTCTGCTGCTGAGTTTGCTCGACGCCCTGAGTCCGCGCGGCGTGAAGGATGTCCGCGAATTCTTTGTGCGGCAAGCCGTCAACACGCTTATCGGCAACAGCGACGCGCATCTCAAGAACTTTTCCGTCCTTTACGCGGACAAGGTTCACCCGCAGTTGTCCCCGGCATACGACATTGTTTGCGTCGCCGCGCTGCCGCGGTTCTCCACCTACGGGACGAACGTCGCCATCGATCGCATGCAGCGCGCTCAGACGCTCGATACCTACTCGGAACTGGCCAAGGCCGCAGGCATTGCTCAGCGTATCGCGACCGCCGCGGTGAAAGCAGCCGTATCCGCCGCTCAGGACACGTGGCCGAAGATGCTCGATGAGCTTCCGACGCCGCAAGGCATGAAGGAGGTGATCCTTGACCGCCTTAAAACGTTGCCGTTGGCGTCGCTCTGA
- a CDS encoding VOC family protein: MDADCSVQNGDNAMHDPRTDLTSFSFVLAVPDLESTASYFRDALGFRLEWPDATEWQLATRGSVRVMLGHCPDAMLPSATGDHSYFGYLHVANADALHDELVGRGAIILQPPADRPHGMREFLVGTPDGHRMMIGQHLL; this comes from the coding sequence ATGGATGCCGACTGTTCGGTCCAAAACGGAGACAATGCGATGCATGACCCGCGTACCGATCTGACGTCGTTTTCGTTTGTGCTCGCAGTCCCCGATCTCGAGTCCACCGCGTCGTACTTTCGTGATGCGCTGGGATTTCGGCTTGAGTGGCCCGACGCAACGGAGTGGCAGCTAGCTACGCGAGGCTCCGTACGGGTGATGTTGGGTCATTGCCCAGACGCAATGTTGCCGTCGGCGACGGGCGACCATAGCTATTTCGGCTACCTTCACGTGGCGAATGCTGACGCACTTCATGACGAACTGGTCGGTCGCGGCGCAATCATTCTGCAACCTCCGGCCGATAGGCCGCACGGCATGCGCGAATTTCTCGTAGGTACGCCGGATGGTCACCGAATGATGATCGGCCAACATCTTTTGTAA